The DNA segment ATAATAACCATAACAGCAACAGCCATGAATAAAACCATTGCAGTAAACATAAGCGGAGTGTTTTTTCATATTGATGAGGACGCATACAAAATTCTGGAAGCATACCTTGATTCATTGAAAAAACATTTTGATGGAACACCGGGCAAAGACGAAATCATGCAGGACATTGAACTTCGTATTGCCGAGATTTTCCAGACGAAAATTAATCCGGTAAAACAGCTTATCCTGCTTCCGGATGTGGAGGAGGCTATAGGTATTTTAGGCAAGCCTCAGGAAATTTCGAATGCCGAAGGCAATGAACAGCCCGAACCGGAGAAACTCAAAACCGGTACACGGCGTCTGTACCGCGATACCGACGACCGCATACTGGGCGGCGTGGCATCGGGCCTGGGGCATTACTTCAGCATCGACCCGGTATGGTTCAGACTGGCATTTTTGGTGATGATGTTTATTTTTGGCTCAAGTGTGCTGGTATATATTGTTCTGTGGGCCATTATCCCAAAAGCGGGAAGCACCGAGGAAAAACTGGAGATGAAGGGCGACCATATCACCATCGACACCATAGAAAAGAATATCCGCGAAGAAATGGAAGATCTTAAAATCCGCTTCAAGGAAATGAAAGAAGACGGTCACCGGTACTCGCGGCACGAAAGGCGGGAACGTATTCGAAAAATGAGGGAGATGAAACGCCGGACTCCCTATGTTGATTACGCCCCGAAAGTGCAGGGTGCCACACTCAAAGTAATCAATGTTTTTGAGAACATTCTCTTTTATTCGATTAAAGCCGTACTGATGGTTGTTGGAATTGCATTGCTGATACTGGGAATTTTCCTCACCTTCGCATTGATATTCTCGCTCACCGGTTCTGAAAATCTGCTGATGATAACGCATTGGGGCATTTCAACCGTTTCTGTTCCCGCACTTGCATCCATTATTTTTGAAACATCCACACAGGCTACAATGGCCATTGTTGCTGTAACGCTGCTTGTCGGAGTGCCCATCATGATGATTATTTTCAACAGCATACGGCTAATTTTCGGACGCAAGAAAAAGATTCGCGTTGTTTCTGTTACGGCTTCACTGCTCTGGCTTACCGGATTACTGCTCGGTATTGTTGTTGCCTTTCAGGTAGCCCACAGTTTCAGGGAAAAGGGAATTAAGAAAACGGAAGTTCAGGTGCTGCAGCCGAAAAATAATGTCCTGTTTATTGACATTGCCGAAAGCCCATTTAAAATTGAGAATCTGGAAGAAAACCACGACCAGATTGTACTTCACGGCTGGCACTATTCCATTGCCGATGATCATTTTGTGAATTACGGTTTCCCGGAAGTGAAAATAATTCCGTGCAGCGGAAAGGATTTTAAAATCACCATTATGAAAAGCTCACGCGGGCACAGCATTCCCGACGGTCGCGCCCGCGCATCCATGGTTGAGTTCAATGTCAATCAAACAGATTCATTGATTGTGCTCGACAATTTTTTCAAGCTTCCGCAAAGCGAAAAATGGCGCAATCAAACGGTGAAAGTGGTCATCGAAGTGCCCGAAGGAAAATCGGTACATCTTGGAAAATCGATGGAAAGCATTATTTACAATGATGAGAATAATGAGAGTTCATGGAATGAAGAAATGCTTAACCGTACTATGATAATGACCGCACATGGGCTGGTTCCCGGAGTTGCCGACACTAACATCACAAAAACGATTCCTGTAACAAAGAAGTAAAACGTGCAATTATTCCCGCTTAATTACTGAAAAGCTTGAAAGATGCGTAAATCTCTTTATCGGATTTACGCATCTTTCATTTTAAGAAAATCTGTACTTTTGTTTATTAAACAAATAATTAAATAGTAATGGATAAAATTAAAGAAACAGTCGCATACATTCAGCAGAAGATATCGGGTGCGCCCGAAGTGGGGATTATTCTGGGTACCGGTCTGGGCGGTCTGGTGAATGAAATTAAGATAGAAGCAAGTTTGCCCTACACGGAAATTCCCAATTTCCCTGTCTCCACTGTTCAGGGACATGGCGGAAATCTTATTTTTGGTACCCTGGGCGGGAAAAAAGTTGTTGCCATGCAGGGACGTTTTCATTTTTATGAAGGATACACCATGCCCGAGCTTGTTTTTCCGGTAAGGGTAATGAAACAGCTCGGCATTAACCTTCTTGTTGTGTCAAATGCCGCCGGTGGTCTTGATCCTCAGTTTCGCGTAGGCGACATTATGCTTATCCGCGACCATATCAATATTTTTCCGTCGAATCCGCTGATTGGACCTAATGATGATGAACTGGGAACCCGTTTTCCGGATATGAGTGATGCCTATGATGCGGATATTCTCGCACAGGCGAAAAAAATTGCTGCAACACTGGAAATCAAAGTGCAAACAGGCGTTTATACTGCCGTTACCGGTCCTAATTTTGAAACCCCGGCCGAATGCCGCCTGGTGCGCATACTCGGTGCCGATGCCGTTGGCATGTCTACAATTCCCGAAGTTATTGCTGCGAGGCATATGGGACTGAAAGTTTTTGCGGTGTCTATTATTACCGATATGGCCGTTGACGGAACGATGGAAGAAATTTCGCATGAAGAAGTAATAAAAGCGGCCAACAGTGCAGAACCAAAAATGACACGGCTGCTGCTCGAATTGCTGAAACAGGTTTAATGATTCTGTTTGGAATAATAATAATTTTCTATATACATGATAATTATTGTGTGACAAATTATTGACTTTAGTTTTTTGGGTATGTACTTTTATGAAAAAAATCCTAAAACCATGCGTATGAAAAAACTTTTATGGATTGTCATTTTCTTTATGGGGGTGATGTCATTTGCCCAGGCACAGCGTAAGTGCGGAACCATGGAACATCTGCAGATGCAAATTCAGCAGGACCCTTCGCTTGAATCACAGATGCAGGCTTATGAAGCGCAGATAGAGCAGTGGATTAATGACCATCAGAACGAGATTAATGCATCAAAAGCTGTCATCACAATACCGGTTGTGGTGCATGTTGTGTACAGCACAACGGCGCAGAATATAACCGACGCACGTGTTGCAGAGCAGATAGCGATTCTGAACCGTGATTATGCCGGATTGAACACGCATTCCATGTACGGTTTCGCTTCAACGCTGAAAATTAATACCGAACTGCAATTCTGTTTGGCGCAGCGTAAACCCGATGGTACTGCTACAAACGGCGTTGAACGCAGACAAACTACCGTAAGTTCTTTTTCAACCAATGATTATGTAAAGTTGTATTCAAAAGGCGGACTTGACGCCTGGGATCCTACTAAATACATGAATATCTGGGTGTGTAATCTGGGTGGCGGTCTGTGCGGATATGCTCAGTTTCCTACTTCGGGCGTAAATTCAACGTTCGGTGTGGTCATCAACTATCAGTATTTTGGTCAGACAGATGCGGTTGCACCTTATAACCTTGGCGGAACAACATCGCATGAGATTGGTCATTGCTTCAATCTGTATCATATATGGGGCGACGATGGCACTGCCTGCACCGGTACCGATTATTGCGCCGACGTTCCCAATCAGGCAGGTCCGAATTACGGCGTGCCGGTCTATCCTCATGTTACCTGCACCAACGGTACCAATGGCGACATGTTTATTAACTTTATGGATTATTCCGATGATATTGCCTACGCCAATTTTACACCCAATCAGAAAGCCAGAATTCAGGCATGTTTCGCTTCAGGCGGGTTGCTCTATTCACTCTCTGTTTCTGATGGCTGTCAGCCGGCCACTGCCGCCTGCGGAACACCTACGGGTCTTACGGTAAGCGCCATTACCAACACCGGGGCAACGCTTGGATGGACTGCCGTGAGCGGAGCAACAAGTTACAATGTCCAGTATAAAGTAAGTACTGCCACAACATGGATGAGCACAACTTCTGCAACTACATCTAAAGTGCTTACCGGACTTACGGCAGCTTCTAACTACATGTGGCAGGTTCAGGCTGTGTGCAGCACAGGTGGAGGTTGGTCAGCCGGTACTTTTATTACCACCGGCGGAAGCGGATGCACCGATACCTATGAGCCCAATGAATCGTCGGCAGCAGCAAAATTGATTGCTGTAAATACCGATGTGTTTGCAAGTATTGGAACGTCCATAGATAAAGACTACTTCAAATTCAC comes from the Bacteroidota bacterium genome and includes:
- a CDS encoding T9SS type A sorting domain-containing protein, whose protein sequence is MKKLLWIVIFFMGVMSFAQAQRKCGTMEHLQMQIQQDPSLESQMQAYEAQIEQWINDHQNEINASKAVITIPVVVHVVYSTTAQNITDARVAEQIAILNRDYAGLNTHSMYGFASTLKINTELQFCLAQRKPDGTATNGVERRQTTVSSFSTNDYVKLYSKGGLDAWDPTKYMNIWVCNLGGGLCGYAQFPTSGVNSTFGVVINYQYFGQTDAVAPYNLGGTTSHEIGHCFNLYHIWGDDGTACTGTDYCADVPNQAGPNYGVPVYPHVTCTNGTNGDMFINFMDYSDDIAYANFTPNQKARIQACFASGGLLYSLSVSDGCQPATAACGTPTGLTVSAITNTGATLGWTAVSGATSYNVQYKVSTATTWMSTTSATTSKVLTGLTAASNYMWQVQAVCSTGGGWSAGTFITTGGSGCTDTYEPNESSAAAKLIAVNTDVFASIGTSIDKDYFKFTTTSAAKKVKVTLTALPGDYDMKLYKGTTLLATSQNTGTTSETIIYNATSTGTYYVYVYGYSGAYNAASCYDLKAQTSSTSFRTANGESLDEPNTPLVISMYPNPAGNNLTLEYNTEFNDNSTVNVYDMSGRLVLSNSFTSTKGLNTWNIDLSQLMNGLYMIELINSSDRIINKIMVEK
- a CDS encoding purine-nucleoside phosphorylase, coding for MDKIKETVAYIQQKISGAPEVGIILGTGLGGLVNEIKIEASLPYTEIPNFPVSTVQGHGGNLIFGTLGGKKVVAMQGRFHFYEGYTMPELVFPVRVMKQLGINLLVVSNAAGGLDPQFRVGDIMLIRDHINIFPSNPLIGPNDDELGTRFPDMSDAYDADILAQAKKIAATLEIKVQTGVYTAVTGPNFETPAECRLVRILGADAVGMSTIPEVIAARHMGLKVFAVSIITDMAVDGTMEEISHEEVIKAANSAEPKMTRLLLELLKQV
- a CDS encoding PspC domain-containing protein, translating into MNKTIAVNISGVFFHIDEDAYKILEAYLDSLKKHFDGTPGKDEIMQDIELRIAEIFQTKINPVKQLILLPDVEEAIGILGKPQEISNAEGNEQPEPEKLKTGTRRLYRDTDDRILGGVASGLGHYFSIDPVWFRLAFLVMMFIFGSSVLVYIVLWAIIPKAGSTEEKLEMKGDHITIDTIEKNIREEMEDLKIRFKEMKEDGHRYSRHERRERIRKMREMKRRTPYVDYAPKVQGATLKVINVFENILFYSIKAVLMVVGIALLILGIFLTFALIFSLTGSENLLMITHWGISTVSVPALASIIFETSTQATMAIVAVTLLVGVPIMMIIFNSIRLIFGRKKKIRVVSVTASLLWLTGLLLGIVVAFQVAHSFREKGIKKTEVQVLQPKNNVLFIDIAESPFKIENLEENHDQIVLHGWHYSIADDHFVNYGFPEVKIIPCSGKDFKITIMKSSRGHSIPDGRARASMVEFNVNQTDSLIVLDNFFKLPQSEKWRNQTVKVVIEVPEGKSVHLGKSMESIIYNDENNESSWNEEMLNRTMIMTAHGLVPGVADTNITKTIPVTKK